A stretch of the Desulforamulus ferrireducens genome encodes the following:
- a CDS encoding transketolase family protein produces the protein MTKKIATREAYGEALVRLGAENKDVVVLDADLSKSTKTHDFMKNYPERFFNMGIAEGNMMVTAAGLATVGKIPFASTFAMFATGRAFEQIRNSICYPRLNVKIAATHAGVTVGEDGGSHQSIEDIAIMRALPGMTVFVPADAVETAACVRAAAEIQGPVYIRLGRSGVPVIHGEDFKFTPGEAVTLREGTDVALIATGIMVSAALEAAETLSKEGISAMVVDVHTIKPLDIFAIVEAARKCGAVVTAEEHSIIGGLGSAVAETLSEHHAVPLQRVGVRDTFGESGKPAELLEYFGLTSANIVEAAKKVIAKKK, from the coding sequence ATGACTAAGAAAATTGCCACCCGGGAGGCCTATGGAGAGGCCTTGGTTCGTCTGGGAGCTGAAAATAAAGATGTGGTGGTACTGGACGCAGACCTGTCCAAGTCTACCAAAACCCATGATTTTATGAAAAACTACCCTGAGCGTTTCTTTAACATGGGTATTGCCGAAGGCAATATGATGGTTACCGCCGCTGGTTTGGCCACCGTGGGCAAAATACCCTTTGCCAGCACCTTTGCCATGTTTGCCACCGGCCGGGCCTTTGAGCAAATTCGCAACAGTATTTGCTATCCCCGACTGAATGTGAAAATTGCCGCCACCCATGCCGGCGTTACTGTGGGTGAAGATGGTGGCTCCCACCAATCCATTGAGGACATTGCCATTATGCGGGCCCTGCCCGGTATGACAGTTTTTGTACCCGCCGATGCAGTGGAAACCGCAGCCTGTGTTCGAGCCGCTGCGGAAATTCAGGGTCCCGTTTATATTCGCCTGGGCCGTTCCGGGGTGCCTGTTATTCACGGGGAGGATTTTAAATTTACCCCCGGTGAAGCAGTTACCCTGCGGGAAGGCACTGATGTAGCCTTGATAGCCACCGGCATTATGGTTTCCGCTGCCTTAGAGGCCGCCGAAACCCTGTCTAAAGAAGGCATTAGCGCCATGGTGGTGGATGTACATACCATCAAGCCCCTGGATATCTTTGCTATTGTAGAAGCGGCCCGCAAATGTGGTGCCGTGGTCACCGCAGAGGAACATTCTATTATTGGCGGTCTGGGCAGCGCAGTGGCCGAAACCCTCTCGGAGCACCATGCCGTTCCCCTGCAGCGGGTGGGTGTGCGCGACACCTTTGGCGAATCCGGCAAACCAGCTGAACTGCTGGAGTACTTTGGCCTGACCTCAGCCAACATCGTGGAAGCTGCCAAAAAAGTTATTGCCAAAAAGAAATAA
- a CDS encoding transketolase, whose translation MKEKIQNLEERAKAIRRHIITMLGEAGSGHPGGSLSAADIISVLYFDTMKLDPEQPNWPDRDRFVLSKGHAAPVLYAALAERGYFPVEELKTLRKLGSRLQGHPDMKKLPGVEMSTGSLGQGLSAAIGMALGLRLDGGQQRVYALLGDGEVQEGQIWEAAMAASHFKLDNLTVFLDYNNLQIDGPVDVVMNVAPLPEKWRAFNWHVIEIDGHDIGQILQAIAEAQATKGKPTMIIAKTIKGKGVSFMENQVGWHGNAPKPEQVEQALAELA comes from the coding sequence ATGAAGGAAAAAATTCAAAATCTAGAGGAGCGGGCTAAAGCCATTCGCCGACACATTATAACTATGCTGGGCGAAGCTGGCTCCGGACATCCCGGAGGCTCCCTTTCGGCAGCGGACATAATCAGTGTACTGTATTTTGACACCATGAAATTAGATCCGGAACAACCAAACTGGCCGGATCGGGATCGTTTTGTCCTGTCCAAGGGTCACGCCGCGCCGGTGCTCTATGCCGCCCTGGCCGAAAGGGGATATTTCCCTGTGGAGGAGTTAAAGACTCTCCGCAAGCTGGGTAGCCGTTTGCAAGGCCACCCGGATATGAAAAAACTGCCCGGCGTGGAGATGTCCACCGGCTCCCTGGGCCAAGGTTTATCTGCTGCCATCGGTATGGCCCTGGGCTTACGTTTAGACGGCGGCCAGCAGCGGGTTTATGCTCTGCTGGGAGACGGGGAAGTACAAGAGGGACAAATTTGGGAAGCTGCCATGGCTGCCAGCCACTTTAAGCTGGATAACCTAACGGTCTTCCTGGATTACAACAACTTGCAAATAGACGGTCCGGTGGATGTGGTAATGAATGTTGCCCCCCTGCCGGAAAAATGGCGGGCCTTTAATTGGCACGTAATTGAGATAGACGGCCATGACATTGGTCAAATCCTGCAAGCCATTGCCGAAGCACAAGCCACCAAGGGCAAACCCACCATGATCATCGCCAAAACCATTAAAGGCAAAGGTGTGTCCTTCATGGAAAACCAGGTAGGCTGGCATGGCAACGCCCCCAAGCCCGAGCAGGTGGAGCAGGCTTTAGCTGAATTGGCCTAA
- a CDS encoding YitT family protein — protein MFLRWLKDYLGVTLGVILTAIALDAFLVPAKIAAGGLSGVATILYHLFQWPVGLVMLVLNVPLFIWSILRLGWRYTVNSIFGTVALSVFVDLLVPYIPVLTEDLLLASLYGGALMGIGLGLVFRFNSTTGGTELLAAILRTYVGINIGQLLFVIDGLVVIWAGLVFRSAELAMYALITIFLASWIIDLVIEGFNSAKAFMIITKRADAISKAIIKELDRSATAWKAKGMYSGGEQEVLISVVGRAEVTRLKKIVREEDPTAFIILANVHEVLGEGFKELTSPNQ, from the coding sequence ATGTTTCTGCGTTGGTTAAAAGACTACCTGGGTGTAACCTTGGGAGTTATTCTTACAGCCATTGCCCTGGATGCCTTTCTGGTTCCCGCCAAGATTGCCGCCGGCGGTCTAAGCGGTGTGGCCACCATTTTATACCACCTGTTTCAGTGGCCGGTGGGTTTGGTTATGTTAGTGTTAAATGTCCCGCTGTTTATTTGGTCCATCCTGCGGTTGGGCTGGCGTTACACCGTCAATTCAATTTTTGGCACCGTAGCTTTATCAGTTTTCGTGGACCTGCTGGTACCTTATATTCCGGTACTTACCGAGGACTTGCTGCTGGCCAGCTTATACGGTGGGGCTCTCATGGGTATAGGTTTGGGCCTGGTCTTTCGTTTTAATAGTACCACTGGGGGAACCGAATTGTTGGCGGCCATCCTCCGTACCTACGTAGGTATTAATATTGGGCAATTGCTCTTTGTGATAGATGGCCTGGTGGTTATTTGGGCAGGTTTGGTGTTCCGTTCAGCAGAACTGGCCATGTACGCCCTGATTACTATTTTCCTGGCATCTTGGATTATCGATTTGGTGATCGAAGGCTTCAACTCAGCAAAAGCCTTTATGATTATTACCAAAAGGGCGGATGCCATCAGTAAGGCCATAATTAAAGAATTAGACCGCAGTGCAACTGCCTGGAAAGCAAAGGGTATGTACAGCGGTGGGGAGCAGGAAGTGCTCATATCGGTGGTGGGGCGTGCCGAGGTAACCAGGTTAAAGAAAATTGTTAGGGAAGAAGACCCCACTGCCTTTATTATCCTAGCAAACGTGCATGAAGTGCTAGGGGAAGGTTTTAAGGAATTAACATCGCCAAATCAATAG
- the prfB gene encoding peptide chain release factor 2 (programmed frameshift), whose translation MLDAEVRRTLEQLGKRIQDLRVSLDIDQLQEEIEKLEQEMMQQGFWDNVEHSQKVNQRLSNLKDRVAAFNALLTYQQDLEVMWELCQEEQDPLLDEELLTELAKLSKGVEETELEVLLSGPYDRGDAILSLHPGAGGTESQDWAQMLFRMYNRYCEKHNFKVELLDLLPGDEAGIKSATIQVSGPNAYGYLSCEKGVHRLVRISPFDAAGRRHTSFASVEVLPVVEDEVEVNIRPEDLKIDTYRSGGAGGQHVNKTDSAVRITHLPTGIVVACQNERSQTYNRAAAMKLLQAKLIDLELRKKEEELASLRGDHKEIAWGSQIRSYVFHPYSLVKDHRTGEETGNVQAVMDGDIDRFIAAFLKYKAGSAN comes from the exons TTGTTAGATGCAGAAGTAAGGCGCACCCTGGAACAACTGGGGAAGCGTATCCAAGATTTGAGGGTTTCCCTT GACATCGATCAGCTGCAAGAGGAAATAGAAAAACTGGAACAAGAAATGATGCAGCAGGGTTTTTGGGACAATGTGGAACACAGTCAGAAGGTAAATCAGAGGTTGTCCAACCTAAAGGATCGGGTGGCTGCCTTTAATGCCTTGCTCACCTACCAACAGGATTTGGAAGTGATGTGGGAACTGTGCCAGGAGGAGCAAGATCCCCTGCTGGATGAAGAACTGCTGACAGAACTGGCAAAACTTAGCAAAGGCGTTGAAGAAACCGAACTGGAAGTGCTCCTGTCTGGACCCTACGACCGGGGAGATGCTATTCTCTCCCTGCATCCGGGGGCCGGTGGGACCGAGTCCCAGGACTGGGCTCAGATGCTCTTCCGCATGTATAACCGCTACTGCGAGAAGCACAACTTTAAGGTGGAGTTGCTGGATTTGTTACCCGGGGACGAAGCGGGCATTAAAAGTGCCACCATTCAAGTATCCGGCCCCAACGCCTATGGCTACCTAAGCTGTGAAAAGGGTGTGCACCGGTTGGTGCGCATTTCCCCCTTTGATGCCGCCGGTCGCCGCCATACCTCCTTTGCCTCGGTGGAGGTGCTGCCGGTGGTGGAGGATGAAGTGGAAGTTAATATCCGGCCGGAGGATCTGAAGATTGATACCTACCGCTCCGGCGGCGCCGGTGGTCAGCACGTTAATAAAACCGACTCAGCAGTACGCATTACTCACCTGCCCACGGGGATTGTGGTGGCCTGTCAAAACGAACGCTCTCAGACCTACAACCGTGCCGCGGCCATGAAGCTACTGCAGGCTAAGCTCATTGACCTGGAACTGCGTAAAAAAGAGGAAGAACTGGCCTCCTTGCGGGGTGACCATAAGGAAATTGCCTGGGGTAGTCAAATTCGCTCCTATGTTTTCCATCCCTATAGCCTGGTTAAGGATCACCGCACCGGCGAGGAAACCGGCAATGTCCAGGCGGTTATGGATGGCGACATCGATAGATTTATTGCCGCTTTCTTAAAATACAAAGCAGGCTCCGCCAACTAA